In Arthrobacter sp. SLBN-112, a genomic segment contains:
- the carB gene encoding carbamoyl-phosphate synthase large subunit has translation MPKRTDLKSVLVIGSGPIVIGQAAEFDYSGTQALRVLKEEGLRVILVNSNPATIMTDPEFADATYVEPITPEVVEKIIAKERPDAVLPTLGGQTALNTAIALDKNGVLEKYNVELIGANIAAIELGEDREKFKGVVERCGAESARSHIIHTMDEALTAAGDLGYPMVVRPSFTMGGLGSGLAYNEEDLRRIVGQGLQYSPTSEVLLEESILGWKEYELEMMRDKNDNVVVVCSIENFDPVGVHTGDSITVAPALTLTDREYQKLRDVAIAVIREVGVDTGGCNIQFAIDPATGRVVVIEMNPRVSRSSALASKATGFAIAKIATKLSLGYTLDEIPNDITQKTPASFEPTLDYVVVKVPRFAFEKFPAADNTLTTTMKSVGEAMAMGRNFTEALQKALRSLEQKGSQLDFSSVPEWEVAELIEKAKRPTTERLHQVQRALLGGATVDQLFEATKIDPWFLDQLQLLNEISHEIRQAGALTADMLKRAKRHGFSDEQIGSLTHNPEAVVRGVRQALGIRPVYKTVDTCAAEFAAYTPYHYSAYDEEDEVALHSKPSILILGSGPNRIGQGIEFDYSCVHASMALRKAGYETVMVNCNPETVSTDYDVSTRLYFEPLTLEDVLEVIAAEERTGGVMGVFVQLGGQTPLKLAQQLADAGVPILGTSPEAIDLAEHRGAFSRVLDKAGLVAPKNGTAVSFEDAKKIADEIGYPVLVRPSYVLGGRGMEIVYDEPNLSRYIANATEITPDHPVLIDRFLEDAVEIDVDALYDGTDMYLGGIMEHIEEAGIHSGDSACVLPPITLGSNVIERVRTATRAIAEGVGVRGLINIQFALASDVLYVLEANPRASRTVPFVSKATGVQMAKAAALIGTGVTINQLRSAYKMLPETGDGSTLPLDAPVAVKEAVLPFSRFRTPEGKVVDSLLGPEMRSTGEVMGIDKHFDTAFAKSQAGANNALPTEGKVFVSVANRDKRSVIMGVKRLSDLGFEIVSTGGTADVLRRNGIQATPVRKVAEGSSAEGEGTIADLIVAGEIDMVFNTPSGGEARSDGYELRAAATSIGIPCITTVAEFNAAVQAIEAMRTYEWSVTSLQEHAAALAESQQKAALQHA, from the coding sequence ATGCCGAAACGTACAGACCTCAAAAGCGTCCTCGTCATTGGTTCCGGCCCGATCGTCATCGGCCAGGCCGCCGAATTCGACTACTCCGGCACGCAGGCCCTGCGCGTCCTGAAGGAGGAGGGCCTGCGCGTCATCCTCGTGAACTCCAACCCGGCCACCATCATGACCGATCCGGAGTTCGCCGACGCCACCTACGTCGAACCCATCACCCCCGAGGTGGTGGAGAAGATCATCGCCAAGGAACGGCCCGACGCCGTGCTGCCCACCCTGGGCGGCCAGACCGCGCTGAACACCGCCATCGCTCTGGACAAGAACGGTGTGCTCGAGAAGTACAACGTGGAGCTGATCGGCGCGAACATCGCCGCGATTGAACTCGGCGAGGACCGTGAAAAGTTCAAGGGCGTCGTGGAGCGCTGCGGCGCCGAATCCGCACGCAGCCACATCATCCACACCATGGACGAGGCCCTCACCGCCGCCGGCGACCTCGGCTACCCCATGGTGGTCCGCCCCTCCTTCACCATGGGCGGCCTGGGCTCCGGCCTGGCCTACAACGAGGAAGACCTGCGGCGCATTGTCGGACAGGGCCTGCAGTACAGCCCCACCAGCGAGGTGCTGCTCGAAGAGAGCATCCTGGGCTGGAAGGAATACGAGCTCGAGATGATGCGGGACAAGAACGACAACGTGGTTGTCGTCTGCTCCATCGAGAACTTCGACCCCGTGGGCGTGCACACCGGCGACTCCATCACCGTGGCTCCGGCGCTGACCCTGACCGACCGCGAGTACCAGAAGCTGCGCGACGTCGCCATCGCCGTCATCCGCGAGGTGGGCGTGGACACGGGCGGCTGCAACATCCAGTTCGCCATCGACCCCGCCACCGGCCGCGTGGTGGTCATCGAAATGAACCCCCGCGTTTCCCGCTCCTCCGCGCTGGCGTCCAAGGCCACCGGCTTCGCGATCGCCAAGATCGCCACCAAGCTCTCGCTCGGCTACACCCTGGACGAGATCCCCAACGACATCACCCAGAAGACCCCCGCCTCCTTCGAGCCCACCCTGGACTACGTGGTGGTCAAGGTCCCGCGCTTCGCCTTCGAGAAGTTCCCGGCGGCGGACAACACCCTCACCACCACCATGAAGTCGGTGGGCGAGGCCATGGCCATGGGCCGCAACTTCACCGAAGCCCTGCAGAAGGCGCTGCGCTCCCTGGAGCAGAAGGGCTCGCAGCTGGACTTCAGCAGCGTCCCGGAATGGGAAGTCGCCGAACTCATCGAAAAGGCCAAGCGCCCCACCACCGAGCGCCTGCACCAGGTCCAGCGCGCCCTCCTGGGCGGCGCCACCGTGGACCAGCTTTTCGAGGCCACCAAGATCGATCCCTGGTTCCTTGACCAGCTCCAGCTGCTCAACGAGATCTCCCACGAAATCCGCCAGGCCGGTGCACTGACGGCGGACATGCTCAAGCGCGCCAAGCGCCACGGGTTCTCGGACGAGCAGATCGGTTCCCTCACCCACAACCCTGAAGCCGTGGTCCGGGGCGTCCGCCAGGCCCTCGGCATCCGCCCTGTCTACAAGACCGTGGACACCTGCGCCGCCGAGTTCGCGGCCTACACGCCCTACCACTACTCGGCCTACGACGAGGAGGACGAGGTTGCGCTGCACTCCAAGCCGTCCATCCTGATCCTCGGCTCCGGCCCCAACCGCATCGGCCAGGGCATCGAGTTCGACTACTCATGCGTCCACGCGTCCATGGCGCTGCGCAAGGCCGGCTACGAGACCGTCATGGTCAACTGCAACCCGGAAACCGTCTCCACCGACTACGACGTCTCCACCCGGCTGTACTTCGAGCCCCTCACGCTCGAGGACGTCCTCGAGGTCATCGCGGCCGAGGAACGCACCGGCGGCGTCATGGGCGTGTTCGTCCAGCTGGGCGGCCAGACCCCGCTGAAGCTCGCGCAGCAGCTCGCCGACGCCGGCGTGCCCATCCTGGGCACCTCACCGGAGGCCATCGACCTCGCCGAGCACCGTGGCGCGTTCTCCCGCGTGCTGGACAAAGCCGGCCTGGTGGCCCCGAAGAACGGCACCGCCGTGTCCTTCGAGGACGCCAAGAAGATTGCGGATGAGATCGGCTACCCCGTCCTGGTCCGCCCGTCCTACGTGCTGGGCGGCCGCGGCATGGAAATCGTCTACGACGAGCCCAACCTCTCCCGCTACATCGCCAACGCCACCGAAATCACCCCGGACCACCCGGTACTGATCGACCGCTTCCTGGAGGACGCCGTCGAAATCGACGTCGACGCCCTCTACGACGGCACCGACATGTACCTGGGCGGCATCATGGAACACATCGAGGAAGCCGGCATCCACTCCGGCGACTCCGCCTGTGTGTTGCCGCCCATCACCCTGGGCAGCAACGTCATCGAGCGCGTCCGCACCGCAACCCGCGCCATCGCCGAAGGCGTGGGCGTCCGGGGCCTGATCAACATCCAGTTCGCGCTGGCCTCGGACGTCCTGTACGTCCTGGAAGCCAACCCCCGGGCCTCCCGGACCGTGCCCTTCGTGTCCAAGGCGACCGGCGTCCAGATGGCCAAGGCTGCCGCACTGATCGGCACCGGTGTGACCATCAACCAGCTGCGCAGCGCCTACAAGATGCTGCCCGAAACCGGTGACGGCTCCACCCTGCCGCTGGACGCTCCCGTGGCCGTCAAGGAAGCCGTACTGCCGTTCAGCCGGTTCCGGACGCCCGAGGGCAAGGTGGTGGATTCCCTGCTCGGGCCCGAGATGCGCTCCACCGGCGAGGTCATGGGCATTGACAAGCACTTCGACACGGCCTTCGCCAAGAGCCAGGCAGGTGCCAACAACGCGCTGCCCACCGAGGGCAAAGTCTTTGTGTCCGTGGCTAACCGGGACAAGCGCTCGGTGATCATGGGCGTCAAGCGGCTCTCGGACCTCGGGTTCGAAATCGTCTCCACCGGCGGCACCGCCGACGTCCTGCGCCGCAACGGCATCCAGGCCACCCCGGTCCGCAAGGTCGCCGAGGGAAGCAGCGCTGAAGGGGAAGGCACCATTGCCGACCTCATCGTCGCCGGCGAGATCGACATGGTCTTCAACACGCCGTCAGGCGGCGAGGCCCGCAGCGACGGCTACGAGCTCCGGGCCGCGGCCACGTCCATCGGTATTCCGTGCATCACCACGGTGGCCGAGTTCAACGCCGCCGTCCAGGCCATCGAAGCCATGCGCACCTATGAGTGGTCCGTCACCAGCTTGCAGGAGCACGCGGCAGCCCTTGCCGAGTCGCAGCAGAAAGCGGCCCTTCAGCATGCCTGA
- the pyrF gene encoding orotidine-5'-phosphate decarboxylase, which translates to MPEQLPGAGRESFGSRLGAAMAARGPLCVGIDPHPALLKSWGLDDDAAGLKRFSLTVLEAVAPLAAAVKPQVALYERHGSAGIAVLEEVLAEARDRAVLSIADAKRGDIGSTMAAYADAWLRDGSPLAADSVTLSPYLGFESLRPALDLAAETGRGVFVLALTSNPEGASVQHVGGKDSVARRITESAAAENSRYAGNLGSVGLVVGATVGGALADLELDLAAVRGPILAPGLGAQGATPDDLRATFGDAYPLVLGTSSRDILSAGPQVSALREAAIRTLDGLRRE; encoded by the coding sequence ATGCCTGAGCAGCTACCAGGCGCCGGCCGGGAGTCCTTTGGCTCCCGGCTGGGCGCCGCCATGGCGGCCCGGGGCCCGCTCTGCGTGGGCATCGACCCCCACCCGGCGCTGCTGAAGAGCTGGGGCCTGGACGACGACGCCGCGGGGCTGAAGCGCTTTTCGCTCACGGTCCTGGAGGCCGTAGCTCCGCTCGCTGCCGCGGTGAAGCCCCAAGTGGCGCTTTACGAACGGCACGGCTCGGCCGGCATTGCCGTGCTGGAGGAGGTCCTGGCCGAGGCCCGGGACCGCGCGGTTCTCAGCATCGCCGACGCCAAACGTGGGGACATCGGTTCCACCATGGCCGCTTACGCCGACGCCTGGCTCCGTGACGGCTCCCCGCTCGCGGCGGACTCGGTCACGCTCAGCCCCTACCTCGGTTTTGAGTCATTGCGGCCGGCACTGGACCTTGCCGCGGAAACGGGCCGGGGCGTGTTCGTCCTTGCCCTGACCTCCAACCCGGAGGGCGCGTCGGTCCAGCACGTGGGCGGAAAGGACTCCGTGGCCCGCAGGATCACGGAGTCCGCGGCAGCGGAGAACTCCCGGTATGCCGGAAATCTCGGTTCTGTTGGCCTCGTGGTTGGTGCAACCGTCGGCGGCGCCCTGGCAGACCTGGAACTGGACCTGGCGGCAGTCCGCGGCCCCATCCTGGCGCCTGGTCTCGGTGCCCAGGGGGCAACACCGGATGACCTTCGGGCCACGTTCGGCGACGCGTACCCGCTGGTCCTGGGAACCTCCAGCCGCGACATCCTGTCGGCGGGACCGCAGGTGAGCGCACTGCGCGAAGCCGCCATCCGCACGCTCGACGGGCTCCGCAGGGAGTAA
- a CDS encoding LacI family DNA-binding transcriptional regulator produces MWVAASARSNDVTSGRKTTILSSGEDEMAITMRDVAEMAAVSIKTVSNVINDHPNIKPETRSRVLSAIEDLGYQPNLSARGLRSGRTGVISLIIPDLKNAYFAELADAVMTAASKRGQAVIIEQSGGERERELQILRGPRMRMVDGVLYSVLGLEQEDADLINIPTPIVLLGERIFNGPADHVTMQNVEASQAATEHLLELGCTRLLALGAHPGEVIGSAGLRLEGYRRALNRASVPYREELTVDVQTWHRADGAQAMRRVLGSGLAFDGVVAFNDSLALGAMSVMQDAGLKVPDDVAIIGFDDIDETRYSLPALSTVDPGRQEIAETAVRMLLERINGAAAGLAPREFESSFKVIARGSSGRVPVKVPHS; encoded by the coding sequence ATGTGGGTGGCTGCCAGCGCCCGTTCCAACGATGTAACCTCGGGAAGGAAGACGACAATTTTGTCTTCGGGAGAGGACGAAATGGCGATCACAATGCGCGACGTGGCCGAGATGGCTGCCGTGTCAATAAAGACGGTCTCCAATGTAATCAACGACCACCCGAACATTAAGCCCGAGACACGCAGCCGTGTCCTTTCTGCCATCGAGGATCTCGGCTACCAACCAAATCTCTCGGCTCGCGGACTCCGTTCCGGCCGCACTGGTGTGATCAGCCTCATTATTCCCGACCTGAAAAACGCGTACTTCGCTGAGCTCGCAGACGCTGTGATGACTGCCGCCTCAAAGAGGGGCCAGGCTGTCATTATTGAACAGAGCGGCGGGGAGCGGGAACGCGAGCTGCAGATCCTTCGCGGCCCCCGAATGCGGATGGTGGACGGCGTCCTCTACAGTGTGCTCGGCCTTGAACAGGAGGACGCCGACCTCATCAATATCCCGACACCGATCGTGTTGCTGGGTGAACGCATCTTCAACGGACCCGCGGATCACGTAACCATGCAGAATGTCGAGGCATCCCAAGCAGCTACCGAACACCTTCTTGAACTCGGATGCACGCGCCTCCTGGCCTTAGGGGCCCACCCCGGGGAGGTGATCGGTTCAGCGGGCCTGCGGCTCGAAGGCTATCGCAGGGCGCTGAATCGAGCCTCCGTACCTTACCGCGAGGAACTGACCGTCGACGTCCAGACCTGGCACCGGGCGGACGGTGCTCAGGCCATGCGGCGCGTACTCGGATCGGGCCTCGCCTTCGACGGCGTGGTGGCTTTTAACGACTCCCTTGCCCTGGGCGCGATGAGCGTGATGCAGGACGCCGGCCTGAAGGTTCCCGACGATGTGGCGATTATCGGCTTCGACGATATCGACGAGACGCGCTACTCCCTTCCCGCGCTATCGACCGTAGACCCGGGCCGGCAGGAGATTGCCGAAACCGCAGTCCGGATGTTGCTGGAGCGGATCAACGGCGCGGCTGCCGGGCTTGCACCACGCGAGTTTGAGTCTTCCTTCAAAGTCATCGCCCGGGGATCCTCCGGGCGCGTTCCGGTAAAAGTCCCCCACAGTTAA
- a CDS encoding extracellular solute-binding protein: MNKKTMAAALSAVALVASLSACGGGDAAPEGASTTDCTNKVIHADAPRVSVWAWYPNMATVVDNFNNSHTDVQVCWTVAGQGGPEYAKFQTAIEAGKGAPDVIMLEADQLTGFELQNALVDLSAFGAGDVKKNFSEGSWKDVSQGNSVYAIPVDGGPMAMIYRKDVLDKYGITPPTTWAEYEKAAQKVKDAGGPAFGDLGSNVPAALTALMAQKGAVPFKYDLADQKNISINLDSQPAKDVLNYWAGLAKKGLVGTQDQFNTDYITGMVGGKYATYISAAWAPGYLTGSGVGKGQEKDTFAVAPLPQWDSGSPVSVNWGGSTFAVTSQATDKKLAAEVAKGLYADDASLTDGWKTQTIFPLNQNVLKSDAFINNKVDFFSGQTANKDIYIPAENAYQGFNYSPFTVYYYAQLQAETVKINSGEINGEQAATELQNTMVTYAKSQGFTVK; the protein is encoded by the coding sequence GTGAACAAGAAAACTATGGCGGCCGCGCTGTCGGCCGTCGCCCTGGTTGCAAGCCTCTCTGCCTGCGGCGGCGGAGATGCTGCTCCTGAAGGCGCCAGCACCACTGATTGCACGAACAAGGTCATCCACGCCGATGCTCCCAGGGTCTCGGTATGGGCGTGGTACCCGAACATGGCTACCGTGGTGGATAACTTCAACAACTCGCACACAGATGTACAGGTCTGCTGGACTGTGGCCGGCCAGGGTGGCCCCGAGTATGCGAAGTTCCAGACGGCAATCGAGGCCGGCAAGGGCGCACCCGATGTGATCATGCTCGAAGCGGACCAGCTTACGGGCTTCGAGCTGCAGAATGCCCTCGTGGACTTGAGCGCCTTTGGTGCAGGCGACGTGAAGAAGAACTTCAGCGAGGGATCCTGGAAGGACGTCTCCCAAGGAAACTCTGTTTACGCCATTCCGGTCGACGGTGGCCCCATGGCAATGATTTACCGCAAGGATGTGCTCGACAAGTACGGCATCACGCCTCCAACGACATGGGCTGAGTACGAGAAGGCGGCGCAGAAAGTCAAGGACGCCGGCGGACCGGCCTTTGGCGATCTGGGCAGCAACGTTCCGGCGGCTTTGACCGCCCTCATGGCCCAAAAGGGTGCCGTTCCTTTCAAGTACGACCTGGCGGACCAAAAGAACATTTCGATCAACCTGGACAGCCAGCCGGCAAAGGACGTGTTGAACTACTGGGCGGGGCTGGCAAAGAAGGGCCTTGTAGGCACCCAGGACCAGTTCAACACCGACTACATCACCGGAATGGTCGGCGGTAAATATGCGACGTACATCTCCGCTGCCTGGGCCCCGGGCTATCTGACCGGATCGGGCGTGGGCAAGGGGCAGGAGAAGGATACATTCGCCGTCGCGCCCCTTCCGCAATGGGATTCCGGCAGCCCTGTTTCCGTAAACTGGGGCGGTTCAACCTTCGCGGTCACCTCACAGGCAACCGACAAGAAGCTGGCTGCCGAAGTCGCCAAGGGCCTTTACGCCGACGACGCGTCGCTCACAGACGGCTGGAAAACCCAAACCATCTTCCCGCTGAACCAGAATGTGCTGAAGTCGGACGCCTTCATCAACAACAAAGTTGACTTCTTCAGCGGTCAAACGGCCAACAAGGACATCTACATCCCGGCCGAGAACGCCTACCAAGGCTTCAACTACAGCCCATTCACGGTCTACTACTACGCGCAACTGCAAGCCGAGACGGTCAAGATCAACTCAGGCGAAATCAACGGCGAACAGGCGGCCACCGAGCTGCAGAACACCATGGTGACCTACGCAAAGAGCCAGGGTTTCACAGTCAAGTAG
- a CDS encoding sugar ABC transporter permease, whose product MGWLFIAPFVVVFGAFLLAPLGYALYLSLFTKGLATGTRFSGLENYIHAFSDPQFLSGIWFVIRFSLVLIPVQMAVSLAAALVLDHLTTKVAKFSRLMIFLPYAVPAVIGALMWGFLYSPSFGPLQQVFSLFHASAPFLLSQDNVFYGLLNVVTWQWAGYYMIIIYAALQGIDPSLYEAAKIDGASTRQVAFRIKVPMVSSALVLILIFALIGTLQFFSEPQILGPVANGSITPNFTPNIYAFNLAFGYAQFNYASAISFSLGIVVFIAVYIFMFATRKKGSTLS is encoded by the coding sequence ATGGGATGGCTATTTATCGCTCCCTTCGTCGTGGTCTTCGGCGCGTTCCTCCTCGCGCCCCTTGGGTACGCGCTCTACCTCAGCCTCTTTACAAAAGGCCTTGCCACCGGAACACGATTCAGCGGGCTGGAGAACTATATTCACGCCTTCTCGGACCCCCAATTCCTCAGCGGCATCTGGTTCGTCATCCGGTTTTCTTTGGTTCTCATCCCGGTGCAAATGGCTGTGTCCCTGGCCGCAGCCCTTGTCCTGGACCATCTGACCACCAAAGTGGCCAAGTTCTCCCGACTCATGATTTTCCTTCCCTATGCAGTGCCGGCGGTCATAGGTGCGCTCATGTGGGGATTCCTATACAGCCCCTCATTCGGGCCGTTGCAGCAGGTCTTCTCCCTCTTCCACGCTTCAGCGCCATTCCTTCTCAGTCAGGACAACGTTTTCTACGGCCTGCTGAACGTCGTCACCTGGCAGTGGGCCGGATATTACATGATCATCATCTACGCGGCCCTCCAGGGAATCGACCCCTCCCTCTATGAGGCAGCGAAAATCGACGGCGCCTCCACCCGGCAAGTCGCGTTCAGGATCAAGGTTCCCATGGTCTCCTCGGCGCTGGTGCTGATCCTGATATTTGCGCTGATCGGAACCCTTCAGTTTTTCTCCGAGCCGCAAATTCTCGGCCCGGTCGCCAACGGGAGCATCACTCCCAATTTCACGCCGAACATCTACGCGTTCAATCTGGCATTCGGCTACGCCCAGTTCAACTACGCGTCTGCCATTTCCTTCTCCCTCGGCATTGTCGTCTTCATCGCCGTGTACATCTTCATGTTCGCCACCCGGAAAAAAGGGAGCACCCTGTCATGA
- a CDS encoding carbohydrate ABC transporter permease has product MSAATTAAATSVRAPGPSPDRRRKPRRNVVAHVFLGVLVLYFLVPIWWLFVASTKDTEGLFSGSSGAMWFDRNFNLVANLQDLFTYNGGEYLRWLGNSVLYAVSGGLGATAISVLAGYGFAKYKFPGRNLTFALLLGAVMVPMTALVIPTFILLSNLKLTDTVWAVILPSLLSPFGVYLMRVYTAEAVPDELLDAARVDGAGELRTFLQVALPLLRPALVTVLLLSVVGTWNNYFLPLAMLSTAKLYPLTVGIGLWSQLASSNNGGGHSLWSLIIVGSFVSIIPLVVAFLTLQKYWQGGLSLGSLK; this is encoded by the coding sequence ATGAGCGCAGCCACCACCGCAGCCGCCACCTCTGTCCGCGCCCCTGGCCCTTCACCCGACCGGCGCCGCAAGCCCCGCCGGAACGTGGTGGCCCATGTCTTCCTCGGAGTCCTGGTGCTGTACTTCCTGGTTCCTATCTGGTGGCTCTTCGTGGCGAGCACCAAAGACACCGAAGGGCTTTTCTCCGGTTCTTCCGGCGCCATGTGGTTCGACAGGAATTTCAACCTTGTCGCCAACCTCCAGGACCTCTTCACCTACAACGGCGGCGAGTACCTGCGGTGGCTGGGCAATTCAGTGCTGTATGCCGTGAGCGGCGGCCTGGGGGCCACGGCGATCTCGGTCCTGGCCGGTTACGGCTTCGCCAAATACAAGTTTCCGGGACGGAACCTGACCTTCGCCTTGCTGCTGGGCGCCGTTATGGTTCCCATGACTGCCCTTGTCATACCCACCTTTATCTTGCTCTCCAACCTCAAGCTGACCGACACGGTCTGGGCCGTTATCCTGCCATCGCTGCTTAGCCCCTTCGGCGTCTACCTGATGCGCGTCTACACCGCCGAGGCCGTGCCGGACGAGTTGCTGGATGCAGCCCGGGTGGACGGTGCCGGCGAACTTCGCACCTTCCTCCAAGTCGCACTGCCCCTGCTCCGTCCCGCCCTCGTCACGGTCCTCCTGCTTTCCGTCGTTGGAACCTGGAATAACTACTTCCTGCCGCTGGCCATGCTGTCGACCGCAAAGCTTTACCCGCTCACCGTCGGAATCGGGCTCTGGTCGCAACTGGCTTCCTCCAACAACGGCGGTGGCCATTCACTCTGGAGCCTCATCATCGTCGGCTCATTTGTCTCCATCATTCCTCTCGTCGTGGCCTTCCTGACGCTGCAAAAGTACTGGCAGGGCGGATTGTCCCTCGGAAGCCTCAAATAG